From the Triticum urartu cultivar G1812 chromosome 4, Tu2.1, whole genome shotgun sequence genome, the window TGCCGAACCCTTCCTCTGGGAAGTGTCCACTACCCATATCTGTGGAAGTTTGGCCGAGATCAGATGACGCTATCTCACCTCCCCATTGTATAGTAGAGGCACTATCTGCCAAGTACGTGAAAATGGATGATGGCCAATATCCTACATAATCACTCCCCATTTGCAGCCACCAGTTGCCCTCCTTTGGGTCCTGCAAGCCAGAATTTATTTTACTAGATAATATAGTATAAAATATCATGGGAATGGAATAGACTTTAGATCCATTAAGTCCCAAAAGAAATGCCAAAAACATAATACTAAAGGGCTAGCGTATCACAACGCAAAAGTGAGTTTATGTGTTCCCTATGTTCACTATGGAAAGGTGTTTCCCATTGATGGGATTATAATGGAAGAGCATAGTTAATGTTGCATCTACAAATAACTTAAATAAAACTCTACTTAAGAGCTACAAATAAGAAAGACCAATCAATTGATAAGTTCAAAAAAGCAGCCACAACCGTTATTCTCCACATCAACACATAGGAGTTTCTGTCGACCTCAGTTCGTAGGTGTAGCATTGCAAAGAATGGACATGGAAACCTTACAATTTTCCAGAAAACTTTAAATATTATATTGGGAAGAGGTTCTTGTTAGTCATGCAAGGGGAagaaattactttactttatatGGATATGCCATTATGAATGAATTCTTGGCAAAATCTCACCTTGAAAATCCTTTGAAGTCTTTTTCAAAGGTAGTCTTTAAGGTACACCCAAACTACTATGAGTGCTCCATCCATTTTATCCAAAGGGCTGAGATTAAGGGAGAGGGCCCAACCTTTTTTCAAAACTATCATAGGTATTTAGTACATTTTGTTTCAAAATACAAGTTAATAGGGGGTTTGTTTCCTAATTGAGTATTGAATCCAAAGTGTTTATATAAGTATTTGATGACTAAGTAACACCATGCACAAAAAAATCAAATAGTGTGTAGTAACTTAAAATCTTGTCGAGATGTGTAGTGTACACATGAGGTGGGCATTTGACATGCATTTGTTGCACGACGTATGCATAGTGTCATAAGAATAAGTGATACTTGAACATTATGGCATACTTTAAAACCTTGTCACACCATGTAGGAGCAGATGCTTTTTTTATACTATTTCCCATAATTTGGTCACTACTACTCCCTCTGCCCCGAAACATAATGCACGCTAATTTTTCAACATTTTCCCAACAACATAATGTGTATTTAGAAAATCAACACAGAATGAGCCAATGGATACAGAAATAATTATGACCAACAATTGCATGAGCTAATGCTAGAAGCCTCCATAACCGCTCTGAACTCTTCTTTTGTATCCAACTTCTTGTTAAGATGTGCTATATATTGGATGAAGGGAGTACAAAATACCTTGTTTGTACAATCTCATTACTCTCATTCTTGGTGGCAGTATGAAAACAATATCAATACTCATGAGTTTCAATGCTAGTTCAGTAGCTGACACTATAATGGGATGAATAAATAGAAACAAGGAATTAAAATATTAAGACATGGAGGGCATCACGTAGATCTACCAACCACACGACTATGCATCACAGATCACATGTAAATGGTATTCGCCCGTCAATTTCTTATGAAAATGTCTTAATTACGTGGCCTCACTTTAAAGCAATGGCTGATATCTATTTGTTTTTCCTATAACCGAGCAAGAAGGAGTAACTTGAAAGAGCCCTTGTTTAATAGCTGACTCAAGAGTGTTGAATTTGCGGAAAAATGTGAAACATGCATGGGGAGAACCATACACTATTATTGAGACCACAAAGAGGCCATGAGAAATAGTTTTGAAAAGAACATGAGGTAGTTGACATGGATTCTTTGTGCCCGTTCATGAGTTTGATTTTGTATGCTTAATGTTGAAGTATAATTAAGTGAATCACTCACTCCTTCCCATCATCTTAATTCTTTTGGCTGAATTGGTTAGTGCATGCAACTAAGAGCTAGTGCATGTAACTAAGGTCTAGAAGTCTCGAGGTCAAATCCTAGTTGGTGCAATAAAATAAAATGATATCCTAGTGGCTAGAATAAACTAAAATGATTGTACCACATTTGACACATAAGGGAGGCTGCACATGGTGAATTGCACACATCTCCCCGTTAGTTTTAAGCTTTCAGGTTGAAGTGGTTATTACACACTACTCAATACTCAATACTAATGATGTGAAAGCTTATTATGTTGTATTACCTTCCAAACTAAAATATCAAAGTCATATTGTGCACCACCATAGGTGGATACTGGGGATAAGGTGCCACCAATTGCAATCTGATTATTCGTCTGGACGAACCCTGAGCACTTTAGGTTGTAACATCCTGTGTTTTCATATGCATCACGCTACAATATTACACAACAATGGAAAATTAGTGGCATGATGCTATTCCTAGCATTAATAAAATATGGACCCAATATGGGTACTAATGAAGATATGATGGAATGTGTTTCTTACAGTCCAGTAGATGAAGAGTCTAGGATTGTTATCCTTATAAAAATTTGGGTAAACCTGAAAATTTTGTAGAGAGAATGGCACCATTAGCAAAATGAAAGAGACTGCACAACTTACTGCACCGTGAAATAAAATTCATAGTAATTAAATAATGGCAAAAACATTGAAATAGACATTCTCATTAGTGCACTCTAGCTACATGCATGCAAGGTTTGCATGGTGATACAGAGGGCAAGAGACGGGAACCGGGCTGCCTCGGCCATGCAAGATTTCTTTAATGATTGTAGCAGTTTTACACTACTTAGCACGGTAGCATGAGTACATGCTGGGATTTCCTAGGCCCCGGCTCGATCCGCTCTCTGCCACCACACATGGCATAAAAGTTTATTTTGAGTTTGGAACATATGTATGTACAGTTACATTTTTTCTTTACAATGGAAGGATGACTATTTTAATATCTAACTTATTCTGTTTATTTTTTAGTATTAACAGTAATAAGGGAAAATATGTAATTCGTATGCTTATTTAGAGGGTTAGATATTTTTTCATAACGTTTGAGATGGGCAGTTTACGTGCAGATTAGCATGTTACTCAAAATTGTTTTCTATATTGGCATATATAGACAATTTGATTATAGAATTAGAATTAAATACTACAACATGTCTTGTAGATTGAAAGACATCCCACTAGGGAAGTTGTCTTTAACAATACCTGTAGATAAGATGTACACGAATAAAGACAAAAGGTTTCTATATTGTATAGCTTTCTACATACCCTTAGCTCTTAAAAAATTCTACCAGCACAACTTATGATACAAAAAACCTTTGTATCAATGGAGAATCTACACTAGCTCATACTTATGCTCTGATACTTTCAACATCACATATAACATGCATAGAACCTAAAAGATAGAGTTTAATATATCTTTTTTGAAGGTGGGTTTAATGTTTCCCTTCACTATCTAACCTGCCATCCTGCTTCAATAGTATTGAGATCATTGCCTTCGTAGGAACCCCCAACTATCCAAAGCTGGGTCAAGCTGAAGTCATTGTCCCTCCCAATCGTTGGTTGCCACAAATTGAAGGTGGCTTTCGTTCCATGGCACTTATCAACATTTGAAGATGCTATGGCATACTGCTCAATGGAAGAGAAAGCAAAGCTAAATAAGCACTTTCCAAAATAATAATGTTAACATTCCAAGAGGAAGATTATTACGACATTAACATGATTCTTAAATGGAATTTTGTACCTGGTGCCCACTCGTTATATTGGATGTGTCAGGGTCATTGATTGAACTTATGTTTGGGATGCTCCCTGGTCTCTTTTTGCCATACCTGTCGACGGAACTGGCCCTTAAGACGTCGTCCTCATTGGTCCTTCGGATTGGTATGGTGTTCTTAGGGCACTTGccattttgatgccatgtttgggtgatTGGATGGGGGGCGATGTTGGAGTTATGATATATGCCTCCTGGGTGGTAAGAAGGCCGCATCTGAAAAGTAGCGGTTGAGTGATATCATGGTATCTGTGTGTGATAGTATGGGGAACTATGACTTGTCTACAGGTGACGGTGATATGAAAAGGGAAATGGTGCTTCAAATCATTACCTGGATAGTATGGTTCTTGAGGAGAGGATGGTCAAATGCAGGCTGTTTGGAGATATGCACACAGTCGATGACATCTCCATCTGGGCTCTGTTAATTTCTGGCAATCAGTGGTTTTAACAAAAACAGGAGAATATTACGAGCAAACTAGTGTATGTTAGATCTTACATACATGCTACTTATTGATGATGTGTAATGTAGGATAAAATAGTGTGGTCCGTTTAGTGAATGTATTAGGAGTTGTTGCCAATTTAAACTATATATAAATTTATCACTATATGGCCGCAACTTAGACGTAGATCTGGCTTAAATAAGTATAAAAATAGACCGCACTATTTCATTATACATTACACATCTTCTCAGTACATGCAGGGTGGGCATCCATCTCAGCCGGCTCAATTTGGCAGGTTCCCTACCTAGATCTGGAGCTTTGGATGCTGGTAGCCCGATGGTTGCTCGGTCGCCACTGATGGGGCCTGAGGTGCTTGTTGGCATTGGTGTGCAGGGAGTCTGGATGCTTTGCTTCAACAGCTCCTCCAGTTTGGCGGTCTCTTGGTCAAGTGGTGGGTTTCTTGCGGGTATTTCCCGACGGTGCACTGGCAGCCGGAGGCTTGGAGGATGATCAATGGAGACAGGTTCTGCAGCGGTATGCGTTGTGACT encodes:
- the LOC125553211 gene encoding uncharacterized protein LOC125553211 → MAATRACLVVLVVALTFLCLDGRAAAAPATAGSLAQRRQEVQSLLRRLNKPALATIQSPDGDVIDCVHISKQPAFDHPLLKNHTIQMRPSYHPGGIYHNSNIAPHPITQTWHQNGKCPKNTIPIRRTNEDDVLRASSVDRYGKKRPGSIPNISSINDPDTSNITSGHQYAIASSNVDKCHGTKATFNLWQPTIGRDNDFSLTQLWIVGGSYEGNDLNTIEAGWQVYPNFYKDNNPRLFIYWTRDAYENTGCYNLKCSGFVQTNNQIAIGGTLSPVSTYGGAQYDFDILVWKDPKEGNWWLQMGSDYVGYWPSSIFTYLADSASTIQWGGEIASSDLGQTSTDMGSGHFPEEGFGKASHVKNIQVVDSSNILKPPSDVTTIAGQRSCYNVHNGISDNLGTYIFYGGPGKNSNCP